Proteins from a genomic interval of Nostoc sp. TCL240-02:
- a CDS encoding tetratricopeptide repeat protein yields the protein MQTLHLDLKPLDENYVELRYFIDNPNKYEKRSLPVKEIADLIELAERDYYVSFFPEDYTVTGRRLYNWLDGSDRWLQPLLDKYRREGIVLAIATSEKLAHLPWEVLHDGVSFLVERVPAVVPVRWVSDSTVKKLTIAGEPENRALQVLLMATSPLNVEPVLDFEGEEARILEATKRQPLALTVEESGCLSELGYLVDGYDREYFDVLHLTGHATLQDGQPRFITETATGEANYTSAEDIAQELQFRLPKLIFLSGCRTGQAGNSGSVPSMAEELLKSGAKAVLGWGQKVLDPDATAAAAALYEELSAGKQITEAVACTYQALIKNKARDWHLLRLYAAGNLPSSLVTPLRTRGRKPAPPLSVSTQFLDPAGKVKVPTRESFVGRRRQLQNCLRVLSQPNDEVGVLIHGMGGLGKSSLAARLCDRLPNFERVVWVGRVDEASLVSRLAEKLDDNEQRKSLQNYDEELRFRLRRVFQQLHDAAKPFLLVLDDFEVNLEPGNQSYVLQSEAAEVIKALVCAIRENSTSHRIIITCRYDFEFTQLQYFHKQPLDALQGADLQKKFNRLTAFSAKSQVDEALKLQAQKLADGNPRLLEWLDKILQNKTVDVAAILNRLAADPVELREQVLAEALLQQMDTTMREMLSRGLVFELPVPREALAAVCETIPNLEHYISRAVALGLLEVSHDEALRVPRILPVQLPEDGAALYKQAAEVLYRLWWQEVIRAIEEQQLEIHRLALLGKVDKIVVKIAGKLAQSWGSQSRFRETFQLCKSTLELAEDCLVLHELARCEQELGDISKAQEHYQQALNICSAEDEEQKGAIIHNLGQLKANTGEITEAIALYQQSLALFEQIGYVQGKARTLHEMGRLKANTGEINEAIALYQQSLALFEQIDDVLGKAATLHNLGRLKVNTGEITEAIALYQQSLALTEQIGYVQGKARTLHEIGRLKANTGEINEALALYQQSLALKEKIDDVQGKAATLHHLGRLKANTGEINEALALYQQSLAITEKIGDVQTQAMTLCCLGQIVEQQGDHNQALDYLQAALEILQRIQSPDAEKVEQMIVRIQDLIRNS from the coding sequence GTGCAAACCCTCCACCTCGACCTCAAGCCACTTGATGAGAATTACGTAGAGTTACGTTACTTTATTGATAATCCAAATAAGTATGAAAAGCGATCGCTCCCTGTAAAAGAAATCGCCGATTTGATTGAGTTGGCAGAGCGAGATTATTACGTTTCGTTTTTCCCAGAGGATTATACGGTAACTGGGCGGCGGTTGTATAACTGGTTAGATGGGAGCGATCGCTGGCTGCAACCCTTACTAGATAAGTATCGGCGTGAGGGGATTGTTTTGGCGATCGCTACATCTGAAAAGCTCGCCCATCTACCTTGGGAAGTGCTGCATGATGGCGTTAGCTTTTTGGTTGAGCGAGTCCCGGCTGTTGTCCCGGTGCGTTGGGTGTCGGATAGCACGGTAAAAAAATTAACTATTGCAGGGGAACCGGAAAACCGGGCGCTGCAAGTTTTGTTGATGGCGACTTCGCCGTTGAATGTCGAGCCTGTGCTGGATTTTGAGGGAGAGGAAGCACGGATTTTGGAGGCGACAAAGCGGCAACCTTTAGCGCTGACGGTGGAAGAAAGCGGCTGTTTGTCGGAGTTGGGTTATTTAGTCGATGGTTACGACAGGGAATATTTTGATGTTTTACACCTGACGGGTCATGCTACTTTACAAGATGGGCAACCCCGCTTTATTACAGAAACGGCAACAGGTGAAGCTAACTATACCAGTGCTGAAGATATTGCCCAAGAATTACAATTCCGACTGCCTAAACTGATCTTCCTCTCTGGTTGTCGCACTGGGCAAGCTGGCAATTCGGGATCTGTGCCGTCAATGGCTGAAGAATTGCTGAAATCGGGAGCAAAAGCGGTTTTGGGTTGGGGTCAAAAGGTTTTAGATCCTGATGCTACAGCCGCAGCTGCTGCATTATACGAGGAATTGTCAGCCGGAAAGCAAATCACCGAAGCTGTTGCTTGTACTTATCAAGCATTAATTAAGAACAAAGCGCGGGATTGGCATTTATTGCGGCTGTATGCAGCAGGCAATTTACCAAGTTCATTAGTCACACCTTTGCGGACTCGTGGACGGAAACCAGCACCACCGCTTTCTGTTTCTACCCAGTTTTTAGATCCTGCGGGTAAGGTGAAAGTCCCGACGCGGGAGAGTTTTGTTGGTCGTCGTCGGCAATTGCAAAATTGTTTACGGGTGCTGAGTCAACCAAACGATGAAGTTGGGGTGTTGATTCATGGGATGGGCGGTTTGGGTAAAAGTAGTTTAGCAGCTAGGCTGTGCGACAGACTGCCGAATTTTGAGCGTGTTGTCTGGGTGGGGAGAGTTGATGAAGCTAGTTTAGTGAGTCGCTTGGCGGAAAAGTTGGATGACAACGAACAACGCAAAAGCCTACAAAATTACGATGAAGAATTGAGATTTCGGCTGCGGCGAGTTTTCCAGCAGTTGCATGATGCTGCAAAGCCGTTTTTGTTGGTGCTGGATGACTTTGAAGTGAATTTAGAACCTGGCAATCAGAGTTATGTCTTGCAATCAGAAGCAGCAGAGGTAATAAAAGCTTTAGTTTGTGCAATTAGAGAAAATTCCACTTCCCACCGCATCATTATTACCTGCCGTTACGACTTTGAATTTACCCAGTTGCAGTATTTCCACAAGCAGCCGTTGGATGCCCTGCAAGGCGCAGATTTGCAAAAAAAGTTTAATCGCCTGACTGCTTTTAGTGCAAAATCTCAGGTGGATGAGGCGTTAAAATTGCAAGCGCAGAAGTTGGCAGATGGTAATCCCCGCTTGCTGGAATGGTTGGATAAGATTCTGCAAAATAAAACTGTTGATGTGGCGGCAATTTTGAATCGGTTAGCAGCAGATCCGGTGGAGTTGCGAGAGCAAGTTCTGGCAGAGGCGCTGCTGCAACAGATGGATACAACCATGCGGGAGATGTTGTCACGGGGTTTGGTGTTTGAGTTGCCAGTACCGAGGGAAGCTTTAGCCGCAGTTTGTGAAACTATCCCCAATTTGGAACATTATATTAGTCGGGCAGTGGCGTTGGGACTGTTGGAAGTGAGCCATGATGAGGCGTTACGAGTGCCGCGCATTTTGCCTGTGCAGTTACCGGAAGATGGGGCAGCTTTGTATAAGCAAGCGGCTGAGGTGTTGTATCGTCTTTGGTGGCAAGAGGTGATAAGGGCAATTGAGGAACAACAGTTAGAAATTCATCGGTTGGCATTGTTGGGAAAGGTAGACAAGATAGTGGTGAAAATAGCAGGTAAATTGGCACAAAGTTGGGGCAGTCAAAGCCGATTCCGGGAAACTTTTCAATTATGCAAATCTACTTTAGAACTTGCTGAAGATTGTTTGGTCTTACATGAATTAGCCCGCTGCGAACAAGAATTAGGTGATATCAGCAAAGCCCAAGAGCATTATCAACAAGCCCTAAATATCTGTTCAGCAGAAGACGAAGAACAAAAAGGAGCAATTATTCACAACTTGGGACAACTCAAAGCCAATACCGGAGAAATCACCGAAGCGATCGCCCTTTATCAACAATCTCTGGCTCTGTTTGAACAAATCGGCTATGTCCAAGGCAAAGCAAGGACGTTGCACGAAATGGGGAGACTCAAAGCCAATACCGGAGAAATCAATGAAGCGATCGCCCTTTATCAACAATCTCTGGCTCTGTTTGAACAAATCGACGATGTCCTAGGCAAAGCGGCGACGTTGCACAACTTGGGAAGACTCAAAGTCAATACCGGAGAAATCACCGAAGCGATCGCCCTTTATCAACAATCCCTGGCTCTCACTGAACAAATCGGCTATGTCCAAGGCAAAGCAAGGACATTACACGAAATAGGGAGACTCAAAGCCAATACCGGAGAAATCAATGAAGCGCTCGCCCTTTATCAACAATCCCTGGCTCTCAAAGAAAAAATCGACGATGTCCAAGGCAAAGCGGCGACGTTGCACCATCTGGGAAGACTCAAAGCCAATACCGGAGAAATCAATGAAGCGCTCGCCCTTTATCAACAATCCCTTGCTATCACTGAAAAAATCGGCGATGTCCAAACTCAAGCTATGACATTGTGCTGCTTAGGGCAAATAGTAGAACAACAGGGCGATCACAATCAAGCACTAGATTATTTGCAGGCAGCCTTGGAGATATTGCAGCGTATTCAATCGCCTGATGCGGAGAAAGTTGAGCAAATGATAGTGAGAATACAAGATTTAATTCGTAATTCGTAA
- a CDS encoding mobilization protein, which produces MPTIHFVDGEKGGVGKSLFARTMIQYCLDKRIPFVPVETDRSNPDVAGVYKEICKYAVFSENERQANKADRIFEWAIERPVIVNLAAQSHRAVQGWIESNQLLELGSSQGVMFCKWFVSTGGYDSINLFAQSVNTYGEKIPHILVRNLGLCDDWEHLELDSNFQNIVNKYQIKVIDFPKLAYRERNIIDQNRLTFAEAREYKEFGIIGKQRVVNFLKLAYGAFEKVGIWYEKVE; this is translated from the coding sequence ATGCCGACGATTCATTTTGTGGATGGTGAAAAAGGCGGGGTAGGAAAATCTCTCTTTGCCAGGACAATGATTCAGTATTGTCTGGATAAGAGAATCCCGTTTGTACCAGTGGAGACAGATAGATCGAATCCAGATGTGGCAGGGGTATATAAAGAAATATGTAAGTATGCTGTGTTTAGTGAGAACGAACGACAGGCAAATAAGGCAGATAGAATATTTGAGTGGGCCATAGAGAGGCCAGTAATTGTGAATTTAGCCGCACAATCGCATAGAGCAGTGCAGGGGTGGATTGAATCTAATCAATTACTTGAACTAGGAAGTTCGCAAGGAGTGATGTTTTGTAAATGGTTTGTATCGACAGGAGGATACGACAGCATCAACCTGTTTGCTCAGTCAGTGAATACTTACGGTGAAAAAATCCCTCATATTCTGGTGAGGAATTTGGGGCTGTGTGATGATTGGGAGCATCTAGAGTTAGACTCCAACTTTCAGAACATAGTAAATAAATATCAGATAAAAGTTATAGATTTTCCGAAGTTAGCATACAGAGAAAGAAACATAATTGACCAAAATCGCCTGACTTTTGCAGAGGCTAGAGAGTATAAAGAATTTGGGATAATTGGGAAACAGAGAGTAGTGAATTTTCTCAAGCTTGCTTATGGTGCTTTTGAGAAAGTAGGTATCTGGTATGAAAAAGTTGAATAG
- a CDS encoding class I SAM-dependent methyltransferase: MSKKSDSQFQNLFTSAKSSNWDERLAQIAYRFNREYQRETFELPTEVQAMPIFREWIGGSFSGRIASPFWEIAQPQKNQHCIDIGCGISFLIYPWRDWQAFFHGQEISNVARDTLNSRGPQLNSKLFKGVELGAAHQLNYSPEQFDLAIATGFSCYFPLGYWNAVLAEVKRVLKPGGHFVFDILNLEQPLAEDWAVLETYLGAEVFLEPVAEWEKAIKAAGAKIVTQKPGELFQMYKVRF; this comes from the coding sequence ATGTCCAAAAAGTCTGATTCGCAGTTCCAAAATCTCTTTACTTCAGCCAAATCAAGCAACTGGGACGAAAGATTAGCCCAAATAGCCTATCGCTTTAACCGAGAGTATCAACGTGAAACCTTTGAACTCCCAACTGAAGTCCAGGCGATGCCGATATTCCGTGAGTGGATTGGAGGTAGTTTTTCAGGGAGAATTGCTTCCCCTTTTTGGGAAATTGCTCAACCTCAAAAAAACCAGCACTGTATAGATATTGGCTGTGGTATTAGCTTTTTAATCTATCCTTGGCGGGATTGGCAAGCATTTTTTCATGGGCAAGAAATTAGTAATGTGGCACGCGATACCCTTAATTCTCGTGGGCCACAGTTGAATTCTAAGCTGTTTAAAGGTGTTGAGTTGGGAGCAGCCCATCAGTTAAACTATTCACCAGAGCAGTTTGACCTTGCGATCGCAACAGGGTTTAGCTGCTATTTTCCACTTGGATACTGGAATGCAGTACTCGCAGAAGTTAAGCGAGTGTTAAAACCAGGTGGACATTTTGTGTTTGACATCCTTAACCTAGAACAGCCTTTAGCAGAAGATTGGGCAGTTTTAGAAACCTATTTGGGGGCTGAGGTGTTTTTAGAGCCTGTAGCTGAGTGGGAAAAAGCTATTAAGGCGGCTGGCGCTAAAATAGTCACGCAAAAACCAGGGGAATTATTCCAAATGTACAAAGTGCGGTTTTGA
- a CDS encoding YidH family protein, producing the protein MYNHNKNILIAQLLRWVRVIWKEISYYLRIFLIRAALGIRVLLMQLKLKSTEENKDQKKPGRLNPSRIRDHLANERTYLAWMRTGIALLGFGVVIVRLRAFQVPLMPRPGNGWKLGLVFSLVGLITVWLSTSHYFAVRRDIEEDTYEPTDRWVLLFSLAVMILGTGVIYFVFTTSLDPSSPLIPE; encoded by the coding sequence ATGTACAATCATAATAAAAATATTTTGATAGCGCAACTATTGCGCTGGGTGCGAGTTATCTGGAAAGAGATTTCCTATTACCTCCGCATTTTTTTGATAAGAGCCGCTTTGGGGATAAGAGTGTTATTGATGCAGTTAAAATTGAAATCCACAGAAGAAAATAAAGATCAAAAAAAGCCAGGGCGACTTAATCCTTCTCGAATCCGAGATCACTTGGCAAATGAGCGTACTTACCTAGCTTGGATGCGGACAGGGATCGCTCTTTTAGGTTTTGGTGTGGTTATTGTGCGTTTACGTGCCTTCCAAGTACCTTTGATGCCCCGTCCCGGCAACGGCTGGAAGTTAGGTTTAGTCTTCTCGTTGGTGGGTTTGATTACGGTGTGGCTCTCAACCAGTCACTATTTCGCTGTCCGTCGTGATATCGAAGAAGATACTTATGAACCGACAGACAGATGGGTATTGCTTTTCAGTCTTGCTGTGATGATTCTCGGAACTGGGGTAATCTATTTTGTTTTTACAACTTCTTTAGATCCATCAAGTCCACTTATCCCGGAATGA
- a CDS encoding cadmium resistance transporter, with translation MSGLVTAITTGITAFTATNIDDIVILTLLFSQINKTFRSRHILAGQYLGFAALIVASLPGFFGGLIIPQDWIRLLGLMPIIIGVSGLLKREEDSPEEGAEETEPSCPSIVRSFFSGQTCNVAAIAFANGSDNISVYVPLFANSELDSLLIILSVFFSLVGVWCYTAYKLTYLPAIAHFLTENGNTFVPCILIGLGVFIVTENVTWTLLSVVSSYIFSLILGLNTQSSSEEQEKLSI, from the coding sequence ATGAGCGGTTTAGTAACTGCAATTACCACAGGGATCACGGCATTCACTGCCACCAACATTGATGATATTGTGATTCTGACGTTGCTTTTTTCACAAATAAATAAAACGTTCCGCAGTCGTCACATCCTTGCTGGTCAGTATCTTGGCTTTGCTGCATTGATAGTTGCTAGCCTTCCTGGGTTTTTCGGTGGACTAATTATACCGCAGGACTGGATTAGACTACTTGGTTTAATGCCAATAATCATTGGTGTGAGTGGTTTACTAAAACGCGAAGAGGATTCACCAGAGGAAGGTGCAGAAGAAACCGAGCCATCTTGTCCCTCTATAGTTAGGAGCTTTTTCTCTGGGCAAACTTGCAACGTCGCTGCGATCGCCTTTGCCAATGGTAGTGATAATATCAGCGTCTACGTGCCTCTGTTTGCCAATTCGGAATTAGATAGTCTGCTGATTATACTCAGTGTATTCTTTTCGCTAGTGGGCGTATGGTGTTATACCGCTTATAAGTTGACCTACTTGCCTGCGATCGCACATTTTTTAACTGAAAATGGCAATACTTTTGTACCTTGTATCTTGATTGGTTTGGGCGTATTTATTGTTACAGAAAACGTTACCTGGACTCTTTTATCTGTAGTTTCTAGTTATATATTCTCATTAATATTAGGTTTGAATACTCAATCTTCGAGTGAAGAACAAGAAAAGTTAAGTATCTAG
- a CDS encoding LysR substrate-binding domain-containing protein gives MAGMTFEQLKIFLAVAQHLHFTRAAEELYITQPAVSAAIHNLEQEYGVKLFHRIGRHIEIAEAGKLLQVEAQKILDQVSLTERGLRELNNLQRGELKLGSSLTIGNYWLPSKISEFKSRYPGIQINCSLANTEEICLGTATGQFDLGLVEGDVKPALQSTLEYEIVGSDRLQIVVGQKHPWFEWGEIDLSQLTKTPWVMREPGSGTQQRFEEALQNWEINLSELDVILVFNSGEMTKAAIEDGVGAIGISELMVKKEIQLGTLRAIRVIDNRDGNGAMPTGVTEPVLSVAEGRSRSAGYTYAEIVRPFFKLKHRQRFQTALSKVFEQMLISSMSDGSHQHISTSLI, from the coding sequence ATGGCAGGAATGACCTTTGAGCAGCTAAAAATCTTTCTGGCTGTGGCGCAGCACTTACACTTTACTCGCGCAGCAGAGGAGCTTTATATTACACAACCTGCCGTCAGTGCAGCAATCCACAACTTAGAGCAAGAGTATGGTGTGAAACTATTCCATCGGATTGGTCGCCATATCGAGATTGCTGAGGCGGGTAAATTACTGCAAGTGGAAGCGCAAAAAATTCTCGATCAAGTTTCCTTGACTGAAAGGGGATTGCGAGAATTGAACAATCTGCAACGGGGTGAATTGAAATTAGGGTCAAGTCTGACAATTGGTAACTACTGGCTACCAAGTAAGATTAGTGAGTTTAAGAGCCGATATCCCGGTATTCAGATTAACTGTAGCCTTGCCAATACAGAAGAGATTTGTCTAGGAACAGCCACAGGACAGTTTGATTTAGGTTTGGTAGAAGGAGATGTGAAGCCAGCACTCCAGAGTACTCTAGAGTATGAAATAGTGGGGAGCGATCGCTTACAAATAGTAGTAGGCCAAAAACACCCTTGGTTTGAGTGGGGAGAAATTGACTTAAGCCAATTGACTAAAACCCCTTGGGTGATGCGCGAACCAGGTTCTGGAACCCAGCAAAGGTTTGAAGAAGCCTTACAAAATTGGGAAATCAATCTCAGTGAACTAGATGTAATTTTAGTATTCAACAGTGGAGAGATGACAAAAGCAGCGATCGAAGACGGTGTCGGTGCGATCGGAATTTCTGAGTTGATGGTAAAAAAAGAAATACAACTGGGAACTCTACGAGCAATTCGAGTGATTGATAATAGAGACGGTAACGGCGCGATGCCTACGGGGGTCACTGAGCCTGTCCTGAGCGTAGCCGAAGGGCGTAGCCGAAGTGCGGGCTACACCTACGCAGAAATAGTTCGACCTTTTTTCAAACTCAAGCATCGTCAGCGTTTTCAAACTGCTCTTTCCAAAGTCTTTGAACAAATGTTGATCTCATCTATGTCAGATGGCTCACATCAACATATATCAACATCACTTATTTGA
- a CDS encoding pentapeptide repeat-containing protein, producing MNTEELKRRFAAGERYFPAVNLSRNRLIGAYLPGINLWGSDLSGANLAKAKLWGADLSRANLAKANLTRANLSGVKLNEANLRGAKLNYAKLYGANLTGAYYDESTRFSRGFDPISRNMRKV from the coding sequence GTGAATACAGAGGAATTAAAAAGGCGTTTTGCCGCAGGGGAAAGATATTTTCCAGCCGTCAACTTGAGTAGGAACAGGCTGATTGGAGCCTATTTGCCTGGAATAAATCTATGGGGATCTGACTTGAGTGGAGCTAACCTAGCTAAAGCTAAACTCTGGGGAGCAGATTTGAGTAGAGCTAACTTAGCAAAAGCGAATTTGACTAGAGCTAATTTGAGCGGTGTCAAACTGAATGAAGCCAATCTCCGGGGAGCCAAACTCAACTATGCCAAGTTATATGGAGCGAATCTGACTGGCGCTTACTACGATGAAAGCACTCGGTTTTCTAGAGGTTTTGACCCCATTAGTAGAAATATGCGGAAGGTGTGA
- a CDS encoding AAA-associated domain-containing protein, with protein MVFKTATEQLIVLKNVSKSYQQPNGQQIVILENINLELRPGEIVALLGPSGSGKSTLMRIVAGLIPPSQGEVTYHNRPLVGLNPGVAIVFQSFALYPWLTVLENVELGLKAKGEAPDSRRQKALRMIDIIGLDGFENAYPKELSGGMRQRVGFARALAVEPELLCMDEPFSALDVLTAENLRFELLDLWLERRIPTQAILIVTHGIEEAVIMADRIIVLGRNPGRIRADLPVTLPHYRDRKHPSFQALVDRVYTIITNPELEKIELPTTTSVEPATPPAKYQSLPSVRIGSIAGLLELLEDRQEKDLYRLAQELQLEVDDILPIVEAAKLMDFVELAEGDISLKPVGHEFINGGIDERKQIMRSQLLANIRLVQQIYRLLEAKNNQRIPEELVLDILESHFSPEEAERQLKTVVDWGRYAEIYGYDEPSGQIFLEQVVISH; from the coding sequence ATGGTCTTTAAAACAGCAACCGAACAGCTGATCGTCCTAAAAAATGTCAGCAAATCTTATCAGCAGCCCAACGGCCAACAGATTGTCATCCTAGAAAATATCAATCTTGAGTTACGTCCAGGGGAGATCGTTGCATTACTAGGGCCTTCCGGTTCCGGGAAATCTACTTTAATGCGGATAGTTGCTGGGTTAATTCCCCCCAGTCAAGGTGAAGTCACATATCATAACCGTCCCCTAGTTGGTTTAAATCCTGGGGTAGCAATTGTTTTTCAAAGTTTTGCCCTTTATCCTTGGTTAACTGTACTAGAGAACGTAGAACTAGGTTTAAAAGCCAAGGGAGAAGCGCCAGATTCTCGACGGCAAAAGGCGCTACGAATGATTGATATTATTGGTTTGGATGGGTTTGAAAATGCCTATCCTAAAGAACTTTCTGGGGGAATGCGTCAGCGAGTTGGATTTGCTAGGGCTTTGGCCGTAGAACCAGAACTGTTATGTATGGATGAGCCATTTTCGGCATTAGATGTGCTAACGGCAGAAAACTTGCGGTTTGAATTATTAGATTTATGGTTAGAACGTCGCATACCCACCCAAGCTATTCTCATTGTCACCCACGGGATTGAAGAAGCGGTAATTATGGCGGATCGAATTATTGTTCTCGGACGCAATCCGGGAAGAATTCGGGCTGACTTACCTGTGACTTTACCCCATTATCGCGATCGCAAACATCCAAGTTTTCAAGCCCTGGTAGATCGGGTTTATACAATCATCACCAACCCCGAATTAGAAAAAATTGAGCTACCAACGACTACCTCTGTAGAACCTGCAACACCACCAGCAAAATATCAATCTTTACCATCTGTGCGAATTGGTTCCATTGCCGGTCTTTTGGAACTTTTAGAAGATCGTCAAGAAAAAGACTTATATCGCCTCGCCCAAGAATTGCAATTAGAAGTAGATGATATTTTACCCATTGTAGAAGCTGCAAAATTAATGGATTTTGTAGAACTTGCAGAAGGCGATATTAGCTTGAAGCCAGTCGGACACGAATTTATCAATGGTGGTATTGATGAACGCAAACAAATCATGCGATCACAACTCTTAGCTAATATTCGCTTGGTACAGCAAATTTACCGTCTTCTGGAAGCGAAAAATAATCAACGCATTCCAGAAGAACTGGTATTAGATATCCTAGAAAGTCACTTTAGCCCAGAAGAAGCCGAACGACAATTAAAAACCGTCGTTGATTGGGGCCGTTATGCCGAAATTTACGGCTACGATGAGCCATCGGGACAAATATTTTTAGAGCAAGTTGTTATTAGTCATTAG
- a CDS encoding ABC transporter permease subunit, with product MTRPLTPANKTLGRSNWTWQDGLLILVILSFIVAIIRTASKFSGTFEPELTISTNINALPEYTAQTLIRMGLAYFLSLIFTLLYAYTAYRSRIAERILIPMLDILQSIPVLSFLPGVVLALISLFPGQRIGVELAAILLIFTGMTWNMTFSFYQSLQSIPRELLEASRVYRLNPWQRFWTLELPSGVIGLVWNSVMSVAGGWFFLIAIESFTLGNKDFRLPGLGSFLGTAANKGDFKAIFWGLALLIGIIVATDFFVWRPLIAWAERFKLEMIETENAPQSWILDTFRRSPTLRAISDRVFQPLQTALDDSLIRSFPVRSVPINAKGNLSLPSFLNWVFVSGFSLIVLWGTWEAVLLLRTLGWDDWQQVMKGAMLTALRVIIALILSLLWTVPVGVAIGRNRRLAQVLQPLVQIAASVPATALFPVLLLGLTRIAGGLQIGAIALMMLGTMWYILFNVIAGAQSIPSDLIEAASVYKLSRLQRWRTLILPAIFPYLITGIITAVGGAWNASIVSEYVTFQGRVISTSGLGATISHATATGNFSLLLASTAIMSLLVVLTNRLIWRPLYNLAQEKYQLLV from the coding sequence ATGACCCGACCCCTCACTCCTGCGAATAAAACTCTAGGACGTAGCAATTGGACTTGGCAAGATGGATTGCTGATTCTGGTAATTTTATCTTTCATTGTGGCAATTATTAGAACTGCTTCTAAATTTAGCGGTACTTTTGAACCTGAACTCACAATTTCGACAAACATCAATGCTTTGCCAGAATATACAGCCCAAACCCTGATCCGCATGGGGTTGGCTTACTTTTTATCGTTAATTTTCACCCTATTGTATGCTTATACTGCTTATCGTTCTCGAATTGCAGAACGTATCTTAATTCCAATGTTGGATATTCTGCAATCGATTCCAGTATTGTCTTTTTTACCAGGTGTGGTACTAGCTTTGATTTCTCTATTTCCGGGTCAGAGAATTGGTGTAGAACTAGCAGCCATTTTGCTAATTTTTACTGGCATGACGTGGAATATGACTTTTAGTTTTTATCAATCTCTTCAAAGTATTCCGCGAGAATTACTAGAAGCATCAAGGGTTTACCGCCTTAATCCTTGGCAACGCTTTTGGACATTAGAGTTACCATCTGGTGTGATTGGTTTGGTATGGAATAGTGTGATGTCGGTGGCTGGAGGTTGGTTTTTTTTAATTGCCATTGAGTCATTTACTTTGGGGAATAAAGATTTTCGTTTACCAGGATTAGGCTCTTTTTTAGGCACAGCAGCCAACAAAGGAGACTTTAAAGCGATATTTTGGGGCTTGGCATTGCTGATTGGGATCATTGTCGCAACTGATTTTTTTGTGTGGCGGCCACTGATTGCTTGGGCAGAAAGATTTAAGTTAGAGATGATTGAAACTGAAAATGCACCCCAATCGTGGATATTGGATACTTTCAGGCGATCGCCTACTTTACGCGCAATTAGCGATCGCGTTTTTCAGCCATTACAAACAGCCTTAGACGACAGTTTAATTCGGTCGTTTCCCGTACGTTCAGTACCTATAAATGCCAAAGGCAACCTCAGCTTGCCAAGTTTTTTAAATTGGGTATTTGTTAGTGGCTTCAGCTTAATTGTCCTGTGGGGTACTTGGGAAGCCGTGCTACTATTACGGACTCTAGGCTGGGATGATTGGCAACAGGTGATGAAAGGCGCTATGTTAACGGCGTTGCGGGTAATAATTGCTTTGATATTATCATTGTTGTGGACTGTACCTGTGGGAGTAGCAATTGGTCGCAATCGACGGTTGGCTCAAGTATTGCAACCATTGGTACAAATCGCCGCTTCTGTGCCAGCAACAGCCTTATTTCCAGTGTTGTTGCTGGGTTTAACCCGCATTGCTGGCGGTTTGCAGATTGGTGCGATCGCTCTGATGATGCTAGGGACAATGTGGTATATCCTGTTTAATGTCATTGCTGGGGCACAGTCGATTCCCTCAGACCTGATCGAAGCAGCTTCGGTGTATAAACTCTCACGTTTACAACGTTGGCGAACTTTAATTTTACCTGCAATTTTTCCCTACCTAATTACAGGAATTATTACCGCCGTTGGTGGCGCTTGGAATGCCAGTATCGTCAGTGAGTATGTTACATTTCAAGGGCGAGTAATTAGTACTTCTGGATTAGGGGCAACAATTTCTCACGCCACAGCAACAGGCAATTTCTCACTATTATTAGCTTCGACAGCGATCATGTCTCTGTTAGTAGTGTTGACCAATCGTTTAATTTGGCGACCTCTTTACAATCTAGCTCAAGAGAAATATCAATTATTGGTTTAA